From Demequina capsici:
CCCCGGACAAGGTGGACGCCAGCTACAAGGACGGCATCCTCACGGTCACGGTCCCCAAGGCCGAGGAGGCGAAGCCGCGCAAGATCACGGTCGCGAAGGCGGCATAACCCTCGCGATCGACGCGCCTGTCGCCACCCCTCCGAAGCCGACAGGCGCCACTCGCCTCGCACCACCGCGTCACCCCCTTCGCGGAGGTCGCAGAGGCGGCAAGGGCCCCGGGGCGTCACCCCCGGGGCCCTTCGCACGCGGACCCCGACCACAGCGCACCACGCCCTCATCTGCACAGGCATCACGGGTCACTCGCGAGTCGAACCCTCCGGCCGCGGCGCGTGGAGCTCGCTCTGCTCACGCATGATCTGCGCCATCGGTGTGCCGCGCTCGACGCCGTACACGGTCCCAGGGAAGTCGAGATCCCGTTGGATCCGCCAGATCTCGTCGTGACGGTCAGGCGGGAACACATGCGCCGGATGGCCCACCGCCACCCAATGGATCGGCACCGTCACGCCGTCCTCCAGCAAGGAGTTCACCTGGACGACGGCGCCGATGCGGATCTCGCAACCCGCGCCTACCCGTGCCCCGGCGAAGACCGACGCCCCCGTCGCCACGAAGCTACCGGCCCCCACGGTCGCGCCGGAGACGTGCGCATGCGGTCCGATCATCACCGCGTCCCCGATCGTGCATGCGTGACCCGCGCGGGACTTGACCACCGCGTTCTCCATGATCAGCACGTCCTCGCCGATCAGCACGCGACCCTGCTCACCCGAGACCACCGCGCCGTGCAACACCCGTGCACCGGGCCCCAGCACCACATCGCCGCTGACCACGGCCGACGCCGCCACGGAGGCCGTCGGATGGATCTGGGGGCTCACACCCTCATAGGCCGCGATCATCTCCACCTCCGTCCTGCCGCCCGCGCCGCGAAGCGGCATCCGAGGCCAGGGTACGACCGCGCGCGCGAAGGGCCCCGGGGATGATCTCCCCGGAGCCCTCTGCGCACCCCTGCATCAAGGTGGGACGTCAGACCGCGGCGGCGAGCCTCAGACCGCGGACCAGCCTCCGTCGGACGGAAGGATCACTCCGTTGAGGTTGACCCCGTCGTCCGAGAGCAGGAACGTGATCGACGCCGCGAGCTGGTCGGCCGTCGTCGGAGGCGGGCTCACCGCCAGGGCCCCCATCACCCTCTCCTCGCCGAGCGGTGAGTCGAAGCGCGCCTCGATGTTCGTGATCACACCGCCGGGCGCGACCGCGTTCACCCGCAATCCGCTCGGTCCGTACATGAACGCGGAACTCTTCGTGAGACCCACCACCGCATGCTTCGACGCCGTGTAAGCCGCCCCGGCCGCCGAACCGCGCAACCCGGCCTCGGAGGCGATGTTCACGATCGAGCCGCGACCCGCCTCCAGCATGAGCGGGATCACCGCACGCGACAGCTTCATGAGGCCTGTGACGTTGACCGCGAACACGCGGTTCCAGATCTCGTCCGACACCTCATGGAGGGGCGTCATGTTGTCCATGATGCCTGCGACGTTGGCGAGCGCGTCGACCTTCCCTCCCGTCGCCTCCATCACGCGTGCGAGGTCGTCCTCCTTCGTGACGTCGGCGGTGATCACGGTGACGTCGAGGCCGTCGTGCTCGGCCGCGAAGGCCTTCAGCCTCTCCTCGGAGATGTCGAGACCGATGACGCGGCCACCTTCGCGCGCGACGCGGGATGCGGTGGCGCGGCCGATCCCGGAGCCCGCTCCGGTCACGATCACGGTCTTCCCGGTGAACCGGCCCTCGGTGATCCGTTCCTCCCATTCCGGGAGATCCGCGGCCTGCGGCGCGGCACCTGCATCGTCGGGGGCCTCAGGCACGGTCTCGACGGGTGCACCGCCGGCTGCGGCTGCGGCCTCGGCCTTCGCGAGCAGGCCATCCAGCATCTCCTGGGTGAACTGTCCGCCGCTGACCTTGATGAGCTTGTTCATCGAGAAGCGCCTGACGGGCAGCATCGCCCGCTCGCTCTGTCCGGCATCGGCGAGCATCTGCCGGATCACGGGACCGCCGTAGGGGTCCTTGAACCAGTCGGCGATCTTCGAGTCGCCGGAGAGATGGGTGAGGGACATGGGGGACTGTTCCTTTCGTGAACGGCGTGCCGTTCAGCGCGGCAGAGCGCGCGAGCCGGGCCGCGGAGGCGGCGCGCCGGGGGCGGGGTGATGGCGGCGTCGCTCGGCAGTGAACAGCGCCTCCGGAGCAGGAGCATCGACCTCACCACGCGGCGCGGGCGAGAGGATCGCCAGGCCCCGTTCGTGCATGCGCTGCTCCCTCGTACATCCGGACTTCAGTGTCCGGTTGCTAGCGTAGGCGCATGACCACCTCACGCGCCAATCCTGGGCCCCGCGCAGCCGCCGCCAACCGGCGCGCACTGCTCGACGCCGGGCGAGCCCTCTTCGACGAACGAGGCATCGACGTGCCGCTGGTCGAGGTGGCGCGGCGCGCGGGAGTGGGCCAAGGCGTGCTGTACCGCCACTTCCCGGACCGCCTCGCGCTCGCGTTCGCGGTGTTCGACGAGAACATGGAGCAGCTCGAGGCGCTCTGCGCCGGCGGTCCGCTCACGCTGCGCAGGCTGGGCCACGAGGTGTCGCATCGCGCCGCCGGCGTGGCACCCCTGCTGGCGCTCGTGACGCAGGTGCCCGAAGATCCTCGGCTGATGGCCCTCGAATCACGCATGCGCGCGCTCTTGACGGCGGCCCGCGATCACGCACGCCACTCGGACCGGATCCGCTCCGACGTCACGATCGACGACCTGCTCACCGCCATCTCGATGGTCGCCGCGCTCACGGCTTCCACGCCGCCAGCATTGCGCGAGCACCGTGCCGAGCATGCATGGACGCTGCTCGAACGCGGCCTGGAGAGCCGCTGAGAGCCGATTCCGCGCGTCCGCGCGGCGGGTCCTCAGAGCGCCTGGTGGGTGACGCGTCCTGCGCACACCGTGAGCGCCACGGGCATCTGGCGCATCGCGGCCATCCCCGCAGCGAGCGGATCGGCATCCATGACCACCAGGTCCGCGGCGCCTCCCTCCGCGAGTCCGGGAGCCGTCCATGAGGCCGCTAGCGCCGTCTGGACATCAACCGCGTTCGACGGCTCCCAGGGCTCACGGTCGTCGCGCGTGCGGAACACCGCCGCCGCGATCGCCAGCCACGGGTCCAACGGCGCCACAGGCGCATCGGAACCGAAGGTGAGACGCGCCCCCGCCTCCGCCAACGCCCGGTATGCGAAGGCCCGACGAGTGCGTCCCGCCCAGAGTCGATCCGTCACGTCCCGGTCGTCCAGCAGATGCTCAGGGTGCACGGCCGCCCCGATGCCGAGGGCGGCGAACCTCGGCAGATCCGCGTCCGCCACCATCTGCGCGTGCTCGATCGTGCCGCCCGCGCCGGTCGCCTCGAAGGCGTCGAGCGCCCGAGTCACCGCCAGGTCGCCTATCGCGTGCAACGCGATCGCGAAGCCCTTCGCGTGGGCGTCCGAGAGGATCGCGCGGAGCTCGGACTCCGTGTACTCGGCATGACCGTGGCCGCCGTCGCGATCCGCGTCATGGCACAGCGCGGTCCCGGAGTTCAGCGCGCCGTCGGAGATGAGCTTCAGGGATCCGACGGTGACCAGGCCGTCCGTGCCGGGCACCGCATCGCCTGTCCGCTGCCCACGCGCCGCCGCGATGCCCAAGTGCTCCAGGTAGACGTTCGCGATCACGCGCACGGAGTCGAGCCCGCGGGGCACCCGCGACGCCCACACCAGGGGGTTGTCCGCCATCTGCATGTCGCTCACGCGGGTGACACCCCGCGCGGCGGCGGCCTGGAGCGCGCCGGCGACCACTGCATCGTCGCTGCCCGCCGCTTCCGCGTCCACCAGCTTCTCCACCGCGAACGCCGCGGCCTCACGCACCAGGCCCGCCCGAGGCGCGCCGAACCGGGCGGCGGCGGCCGAGCTCAACCACACCGTGTGGAGGTCGTGCGCATACAGCACGATCGGCCGGTCCGTGTGGCCGGTCTCCTTCGCGACGTCGTCAAGCATGCGCGCGGTCGCCTCTCGCGTCCACAGCGCATCCTGGAATCCCCGGCCCACGAAGGTGAGGGTCTCGCCCGGAGCCTGCGCTGCGAGCCCCTGCCGCACCCGCTCCACCGCAGCCTCCGGCTCGGGGGTGCCGGACACGTCGGCCCTGGCGAGGTGGTGAGCCCACGTGGTGAAGTGCGCGTGATTGTCCGCCAGGCCAGGCATGGCCCAACGCCCGTCGAGGTCCAGCACCTCAGCGGACGCCCCAGCGATGTCGGCGCCTGCCGGCACCACTCGCGCGATGCGGCCATCCTCGAGCACGACGTCCACCGGGGCGTCCTGCCCGCCCACCAGCCGAACCGATCTGAGCACCAGCGTCACCGCAGTCCACCTCCACGCCTCTCACGGGGACGGAGCGACCCTACCGCCGCGGCGAGGCGGGACGACGCCCGCTCGGGCAGGAGGTGCCGCGTGGAGCGCGCAACGGTGCCGAGCGCGACCCGTCAGGCGGATTCTCGCTCGATGAGCTCGATCGGCATGATCGTGGACCGCTGACGGTCGTTCCCATCGAGAAGGTCCAGGAGGATGTCCGCCATCTCACGCCCCATCGCCTCCGAGGGCTGGAGGACGGTGGTGAGCGGCACGGGGCATGCCAGCGCCGCCGGGCTGTCGTCGTAGCCCACCACCGCCACGTCCTGGGGGATGCGCCGCCCGCCGTCGAGCAGCACGGGCATCGCCCCGGAGGCCATGAGGTCGGACGCCACGAACACGCCGTCCACCTCCGGGTACTGCTCCAGCAGCTCGCGCGCGGCGAGCGCCCCGCCGATCATCGAGAAGTCGCCGTCGATCGCGGGGCCGGGAACCAGACCGGCCTCCTCCACGACGCGGCGCCAGCCGTGCGTGCGCTCCAGGGCCGACTGCATGTCCGTAGGCCCCGTGATCGTCGCGATGTGCGTGCATCCACGCTCGACGAGACGTCGTGCCGCGACGGCGCCGCCCTCCTCGTTGTCGACGTCGACGACCCACGTGTCGATCCGTTCCAGCCCCGGCCTACCGCCGAACACCAGGGGGATCGCATCGCCGATCCGTTCGAGGAAGTGGTCGGACGTGTGGTGGGAGACCACCACGGCGCCGTCGACCGCGCCGCCCAGCAGGTACCGCTCGGTCTTGCCGCCAGGGTCCTGGCTCGCGACCATCAGGTTGAGCACGTAGTCCGACTGCTCGAGGCGGCCATTGATCCCCGCCACGATCGACGCGAAGAACACGTCGCCGAAGAATCGAGTGATGTCCTCGGGGACCACGAGCGCGATCGCGTGGCTATGCGCGCTCGCGAGGGACCGCGCGGCCCTGTTGGGCACGTACCCGAGCTCCGCGATGGCGTCGCGCACGGACTCGACGCTCGCAGGGTTCACCTTGGGAGAGCCGTTGACCACCCTGGACACGGTCGCACGGGACACTCCCGCACGCGCGGCCACCATCTCCAGCGTCGGCGCTGCGTGGCGCACGAGGCTCATGGCGCCGTCTCCCTCGATGCCAGGCATAGGGCCATCATGTCAGAGACGGCCCTATGCCTCGCCAGGCACGATCGGATCGTGACCACGCCGGTCAGCCCTTCACGGCTCCCTGCATGATGCCGGAGACCAGCTGCTTGCCCGCGAAGATGAACAGGAGCAGCAGCGGCACCGTGGCGAGCAGGACGCCCGCGAGCACCAGCGAGTAGTCGACGAAGTAGTTCGCCTGGAGCAGCGACAGCGCCACAGGCAGCGTCGGGTTGTTCTGG
This genomic window contains:
- a CDS encoding LacI family DNA-binding transcriptional regulator translates to MPGIEGDGAMSLVRHAAPTLEMVAARAGVSRATVSRVVNGSPKVNPASVESVRDAIAELGYVPNRAARSLASAHSHAIALVVPEDITRFFGDVFFASIVAGINGRLEQSDYVLNLMVASQDPGGKTERYLLGGAVDGAVVVSHHTSDHFLERIGDAIPLVFGGRPGLERIDTWVVDVDNEEGGAVAARRLVERGCTHIATITGPTDMQSALERTHGWRRVVEEAGLVPGPAIDGDFSMIGGALAARELLEQYPEVDGVFVASDLMASGAMPVLLDGGRRIPQDVAVVGYDDSPAALACPVPLTTVLQPSEAMGREMADILLDLLDGNDRQRSTIMPIELIERESA
- a CDS encoding TetR/AcrR family transcriptional regulator, which codes for MTTSRANPGPRAAAANRRALLDAGRALFDERGIDVPLVEVARRAGVGQGVLYRHFPDRLALAFAVFDENMEQLEALCAGGPLTLRRLGHEVSHRAAGVAPLLALVTQVPEDPRLMALESRMRALLTAARDHARHSDRIRSDVTIDDLLTAISMVAALTASTPPALREHRAEHAWTLLERGLESR
- a CDS encoding SDR family NAD(P)-dependent oxidoreductase → MSLTHLSGDSKIADWFKDPYGGPVIRQMLADAGQSERAMLPVRRFSMNKLIKVSGGQFTQEMLDGLLAKAEAAAAAGGAPVETVPEAPDDAGAAPQAADLPEWEERITEGRFTGKTVIVTGAGSGIGRATASRVAREGGRVIGLDISEERLKAFAAEHDGLDVTVITADVTKEDDLARVMEATGGKVDALANVAGIMDNMTPLHEVSDEIWNRVFAVNVTGLMKLSRAVIPLMLEAGRGSIVNIASEAGLRGSAAGAAYTASKHAVVGLTKSSAFMYGPSGLRVNAVAPGGVITNIEARFDSPLGEERVMGALAVSPPPTTADQLAASITFLLSDDGVNLNGVILPSDGGWSAV
- a CDS encoding amidohydrolase; the protein is MTLVLRSVRLVGGQDAPVDVVLEDGRIARVVPAGADIAGASAEVLDLDGRWAMPGLADNHAHFTTWAHHLARADVSGTPEPEAAVERVRQGLAAQAPGETLTFVGRGFQDALWTREATARMLDDVAKETGHTDRPIVLYAHDLHTVWLSSAAAARFGAPRAGLVREAAAFAVEKLVDAEAAGSDDAVVAGALQAAAARGVTRVSDMQMADNPLVWASRVPRGLDSVRVIANVYLEHLGIAAARGQRTGDAVPGTDGLVTVGSLKLISDGALNSGTALCHDADRDGGHGHAEYTESELRAILSDAHAKGFAIALHAIGDLAVTRALDAFEATGAGGTIEHAQMVADADLPRFAALGIGAAVHPEHLLDDRDVTDRLWAGRTRRAFAYRALAEAGARLTFGSDAPVAPLDPWLAIAAAVFRTRDDREPWEPSNAVDVQTALAASWTAPGLAEGGAADLVVMDADPLAAGMAAMRQMPVALTVCAGRVTHQAL
- a CDS encoding gamma carbonic anhydrase family protein, translating into MPLRGAGGRTEVEMIAAYEGVSPQIHPTASVAASAVVSGDVVLGPGARVLHGAVVSGEQGRVLIGEDVLIMENAVVKSRAGHACTIGDAVMIGPHAHVSGATVGAGSFVATGASVFAGARVGAGCEIRIGAVVQVNSLLEDGVTVPIHWVAVGHPAHVFPPDRHDEIWRIQRDLDFPGTVYGVERGTPMAQIMREQSELHAPRPEGSTRE